A window from Podospora bellae-mahoneyi strain CBS 112042 chromosome 1 map unlocalized CBS112042p_1, whole genome shotgun sequence encodes these proteins:
- a CDS encoding uncharacterized protein (EggNog:ENOG503PI0H) — MALYERDKSRHKKYLYLDPPRPGLHERRRKVTTIVPARVPTPPPPVVLQPLPPPPPTPVVLQPLPPPPPVVVEPCPPPPPPPPAPIEEDDTIDVIAVDVDPSETSKSSKSRKSRRKRRSHSPRRETREREVIIERERLVPYEVHVPYPVDRERIVEVEVPVPYPVEREKVVEVEVPMPYPVEKEKVVEVEVPVPYEVQVPVPYEVKVPVPMLPAPRTPSPPLRKRETYRYVEGLESKIPMREVRGVEGLENRRPESGIRGVEGLESRIPMREVRGVEGLDRRGPESGIRGVEGLESKRPESGIRGVDGLENRRPESGIRGVDGLENRRPESGIRGVDGLESRRPESGIRGVEGLESKVPTGGIRGVEGLENHVPKGGIRGVEGTESRVPRESIRGVDGLESRVPTGGIRGVEGMESRVPRESIRGVEGMESRVPRDSIRGVEGMESRVPRDSIRGVEGMESRVPRDSIRGVEGMESRVPRDSIRGVEGMDSRVPRSSVRRLNRMRDRSCDSQSSVDERDRVRITVAERERERIRRESSVSSVGGREYRHERRGGCDCHHYYGHGRHGPDCEHIHIHSRERIYERDRNSDVSLMREESRGRYGDFRC; from the coding sequence ATGGCCCTCTACGAACGCGACAAATCCCGCCACAAGAAGTACCTCTACCTCGACCCGCCTCGCCCCGGCCTCCACGAGCGCCGCCGCAAAGTAACCACCATCGTCCCGGCCCGGGtacccacccctcccccccccgttgtcctccaacctcttcctcccccccctcccactccggttgtccttcaacccctcccccctccccccccagtAGTCGTGGAACCatgccctccccctccccctccacccccggcccCAATAGAGGAAGACGACACAATCGACGTCATAGCCGTAGACGTCGACCCCTCCGAAACGTCCAAATCTTCCAAATCCCGCAAATCCCGCCGCAAAAGGCGTTCCCACTCCCCTCGCAGGGAAACTCGCGAAAGGGAGGTGATCATCGAGCGGGAACGGCTTGTCCCTTATGAGGTTCACGTGCCTTACCCTGTTGATAGGGAGCGGAttgttgaggtggaggttcCGGTTCCTTAcccggtggagagggagaaggttgttgaggtggaggtgccgaTGCCGTATccggttgagaaggagaaggtggtggaggtggaggtgccggtgccgtATGAGGTTCAGGTGCCGGTGCCGTATGAGGTCAAGGTGCCGGTTCCGATGCTGCCGGCGCCGAGGACGCCGAGCCCgccgttgaggaagagggagacgtATAGGTAtgttgaggggttggagagtaAGATTCCGATGAGGGAGGtcaggggggtggaggggttggagaatAGGAGGCCGGAGAGTGGGAttaggggggtggaggggttggagagtaGGATtccgatgagggaggtgagagGGGTGGAAGGATTGGATAGGAGGGGGCCGGAGAGTGGGAttaggggggtggagggactTGAAAGTAAGAGGCCGGAGAGTGGTATTAGAGGTGTGGATGGATTGGAAAATCGGAGACCGGAGAGTGGAATCAGAGGCGTGGATGGATTAGAAAATCGGAGGCCGGAGAGTGGAATCAGGGGCGTGGATGGCTTGGAAAGTCGGAGGCCGGAGAGTGGAATCAGAGGTGTCGAGGGGCTTGAAAGCAAGGTCCCTACTGGAGGTATCAGAGGAGTTGAAGGGCTGGAGAATCATGTTCCTAAGGGAGGTATCAGAGGAGTAGAAGGAACCGAGAGCAGAGTCCCTAGGGAAAGCATTAGGGGTGTGGACGGATTGGAAAGCAGGGTTCCTACTGGTGGTATTCGGGGTGTGGAGGGTATGGAGAGCAGAGTGCCACGTGAAAGTATTAGGGGCGTTGAGGGTATGGAGAGCAGAGTACCGCGAGACAGTATTAGAGGTGTTGAAGGCATGGAAAGCAGGGTACCAAGAGATAGTATCAGGGGCGTCGAAGGCATGGAAAGTAGGGTTCCTCGGGACAGCATCAGGGGTGTCGAAGGAATGGAAAGCAGAGTCCCCAGAGATAGCATTCGCGGCGTCGAGGGTATGGATAGCAGAGTGCCTCGAAGCAGTGTGAGAAGGCTGAACAGGATGAGGGATAGGAGCTGCGATAGTCAGAGCTCTGTGGATGAGAGGGACAGGGTGAGGATTACAGTtgcggagagggagcgggagaggatAAGAAGGGAGAGTTCAGTGTCGAGTGTGGGAGGCAGGGAGTACAGGCACGAACGTCGTGGTGGATGTGATTGCCACCACTACTATGGCCATGGTCGACACGGGCCTGATTGCGAGCATATCCATATTCACAGCAGAGAGAGGATTTATGAGAGAGACAGGAATAGCGACGTCAGTCTCATGAGGGAGGAGTCTCGAGGACGGTATGGGGATTTTAGATGTTGA
- a CDS encoding uncharacterized protein (EggNog:ENOG503NVHV; COG:S), which yields MRSLLSSTYSSSSSQQQPSPPPLQPPTEQTPLLLPLPTTGGNAALPPGPSPTINNDPPEEESEPPFPASQILLLCLARLLEPIAFFSIFPYINKMAQENGALPDTDVGFYSGLIESLFSLTQMFVMIFWGRASDSFGRKPVLVASIVGVSLATMLFGTAKTITEMIVYRCAAGVFAGNVVTIRTMIAEQCGQRSGNHQAKAFGWFSIANNMGISLGPLMGGMLAEPAGTWPGFFEGGLMERYPYLLSSLVIGGMGLGCAGVVGVWVEETLDRGTEGKREVERMTVGQLVRSPGVGIVLVVNGWVMLLAYSYTAILPVFWFTKVELGGFGFSPVQISWLMGLTGLSQAVWMLAIFPRLQARIGTNGVMRVCAKAYPFFFGLGPVFSMLLRTGRPEFVRVFWVCAPVFFCLGSGVSMSFTAIQLAVNDVAPVARMLGTLVSISQAVVSGTRSFSPALFASLYALSVKAQWLLHGYSIWVLMVAMALVFTVLSLWLPDYEQLKKEREARAEGESERLLA from the coding sequence ATGAGGAGCCTACTCTCCTCCACctactcctcctcatcatcgcaacaacaaccatcaccaccacccctccaaccaccaacggagcaaacccccctcctcctccccctcccaacaacagGAGGCAACGcagccctccccccaggtccctccccaaccatcaacaatgaccccccagaagaagaatccgaaccccccttcccagcctcccaaatcctcctcctctgcctcgcCCGCCTCCTCGAACCCatagccttcttctccatcttcccctACATCAACAAAATGGCCCAAGAAAACGGCGCCCTTCCCGATACAGACGTAGGCTTCTACTCGGGCCTGATCGaatccctcttctccctcacccaaaTGTTTGTCATGATCTTCTGGGGCCGGGCCTCCGACTCCTTTGGTCGAAAACCCGTCCTTGTCGCCTCCATAGTAGGGGTTTCCCTCGCGACGATGCTGTTTGGCACTGCCAAAACAATCACAGAAATGATTGTTTATCGGTGCGCGGCGGGTGTCTTTGCGGGGAACGTGGTGACGATCAGGACCATGATTGCGGAGCAGTGCGGGCAGAGGAGCGGGAACCACCAGGCCAAGGCGTTTGGGTGGTTTAGCATTGCGAATAATATGGGGATTTCGCTTGGGCcgttgatgggggggatgttggctGAGCCGGCGGGGACGTGGCCGGGGTTTTTcgagggggggttgatggaacGGTATCCGTATCTGTTGTCTAGTTTGGTgattggggggatggggttggggtgtgctggggtggttggggtttgggtggaggagacgtTGGATAGGGGGacggaggggaagagggaggtggagaggatgacgGTTGGGCAGTTGGTGAGGAGTCCCGGGGTGGGGAtcgtgttggtggtgaatgggtgggtgatgttgctggcTTACTCTTACACGGCCATCTTGCCGGTGTTTTGGTTTACCAaggtggagttgggggggtttgggttcTCGCCGGTGCAGATTTCGTGGCTGATGGGGCTTACTGGGTTGAGTCAGGCGGTTTGGATGCTGGCGATCTTCCCGAGGCTGCAGGCGAGGATTGGGACGAATGGGGTTATGAGGGTTTGTGCGAAGGCGTATCCATTCTTCTTTGGGCTGGGGCCGGTGTTTAGCATGTTGCTGAGGACGGGAAGGCCGGAGTTTGtgagggtgttttgggtgtGTGCGCCGGTGTTTTTCTGCTTGGGGAGCGGGGTGAGTATGTCGTTTACAGCTATTCAGCTTGCTGTCAATGATGTTGCTCCTGTTGCGAGGATGCTTGGGACGTTGGTGTCGATTTCGCAGGCTGTGGTGAGCGGGACGAGGTCGTTTTCTCCGGCTCTGTTTGCGAGTCTGTATGCGTTGAGTGTGAAGGCGCAGTGGTTGCTGCATGGGTATTCGAtttgggtgttgatggtggctaTGGCGTTGGTGTTTACCGTGTTGAGTCTTTGGCTGCCTGATTATgagcagctgaagaaggagagggaggcgagggctGAGGGGGAAAGTGAAAGACTTTTGGCTTGA
- a CDS encoding uncharacterized protein (EggNog:ENOG503PE1S) has translation MMHRDQNYHRRGFAQTPTEFWSFQRLPAEIRNMIWEYSLPESRVYEVMDAPSSKQKTPAQKGLMFANVHPEPPPPLAAVCRESRCFVLHHYKPLTLGPTTKYVDLSRDILLLEPYLLVKRLHRTLHFMSQISLVRDNINRLALGTSYGIYPGIFHPVLSWKVSKTNMHKLMTSLAKFPKLQTLVFVVHQEFQFEFDFGHPSGMAPLSNHQQHAQVQGAAATGMGGYPSPAPSSAISGTGTPMPSLSPSASRLPTPMSSNAPSPSPPQSLPLPSLPPLSSSPPSTSASSSSSEPQYRPQQIHQAYRFKFDIEANINHQPRRPHHNELSYYPLPIDEEKDDWDLGEIGEEGEWCDPRPTNDDWRRFRKRFVWAMDKSTAPEEEKPEKTGAKRGAEDDLRGLAKKLKLKGASLLWRYTSQRNGGYAGYAGLSSGVQGRGGYAS, from the coding sequence ATGATGCATCGCGATCAGAACTACCACAGGCGAGGGTTCGCTCAGACGCCGACAGAGTTTTGGAGTTTTCAGCGATTACCGGCGGAGATCCGGAATATGATTTGGGAGTACTCGTTGCCAGAATCTCGGGTGTACGAGGTCATGGATGCTCCCAGCTCCAAACAGAAGACTCCGGCTCagaaggggttgatgtttGCCAATGTGCACCCGgagcctcctccgccgctgGCAGCTGTCTGTCGAGAGAGCCGATGCTTTGTGCTTCACCACTACAAACCGTTGACGCTAGGCCCGACGACGAAGTACGTCGACCTCTCCCGGGACATCTTGCTCCTGGAACCATATCTGTTGGTCAAACGGCTACACCGGACGCTGCATTTCATGAGCCAGATTTCTCTTGTGCGggacaacatcaacagaCTGGCCCTCGGCACCTCATACGGCATCTACCCAGGAATCTTTCACCCTGTGTTGAGCTGGAAGGTCTCCAAGACGAACATGCACAAGCTGATGACCAGTCTGGCCAAGTTCCCCAAGCTACAAACATTGGTGTTTGTCGTTCATCAGGAGTTCCAGTTCGAGTTTGATTTCGGGCACCCATCCGGGATGGCGCCCCTTTCAAACCATCAGCAGCACGCACAAGTACAAGGGGCAGCAGCGACGGGCATGGGCGGTTatccatcaccagcaccgagCAGTGCGATCAGTGGAACTGGCACTCCAATGCCAAGTTTATCACCATCAGCAAGTCGTTTGCCCACTCCAATGAGCAGCAATGCCCCttcgccatcaccgccccaGTCATTACCTCTTCCATCTCTGCCACCATTGTCTtcgtctcctccatcaacctctgcttcctcctcatcatctgaGCCACAATACCGACCCCAACAGATACACCAAGCCTACCGGTTCAAGTTCGACATTGaagccaacatcaaccaccaaccccgacggCCTCACCACAACGAGCTGTCGTACTACCCGCTGCCAATCGACGAGGAGAAAGACGACTGGGACCTCggggagattggggaggaaggggagtggTGCGATCCACGGCCGACGAATGATGACTGGAGGCGGTTTAGGAAGAGGTTCGTGTGGGCTATGGATAAGAGCACCGctcctgaggaggagaagccagaGAAGACTGGGGCCAAGAGAGGGGCAGAGGATGACCTGAGGGGTTTGGCGAAGAAGTTGAAGCTCAAGGGGGCGAGCCTGTTGTGGAGGTATACCAGTCAGAGGAATGGGGGGTATGCTGGGTATGCTGGGTTGAGTTCGGGAGTgcagggaaggggggggtatGCTTCTTGA
- the BEM3 gene encoding Rho GTPase activating protein (EggNog:ENOG503NVRI; COG:T), which yields MSQLDHDQHHHHPDGRSSVASTPPRSMDSSFQDSPTIGRTQVLTHGYSSNSPSSSPLSAANPRSRPKPAPSPLHSSSVVSPPTSPGPTRAEFPSAASVPQIVTTAPEDRQAQASEKTYFNSDSSGSTTPEERSPGPAPSSSQQFPNEARSASDPVVAAKGPSGGLTQSQSTPSIMAGPSSVRAEPAKGPARNSSMDSAISQISSRSTPNKTPQDAAGSTDIAHLIKTAGSAEAVIQYLLKEKQSQSQQNSQLWRLVDKQRAMILGLNKDLERALKDKEKYRKKLKEVLGDAEAPFVPAVPAASSMQGPARHETGEASAIPKERVLEVPASPGLDAPKHSPIDVSMAPYPITPPADQMTLLLPPSTVGDLLDPSHSMPKASEHALDQYDHEAQEREAEEAAKETTDDQVDLRINLDLPPSRQTPREPPKMPPPKLPVGLPDRSPKPEDGVSKFPLPPAPPPRKPPPAPLQLKNMNPTPAIVAPEEAETDTDYDDILEVDEIPHHERRGRRRTREEDERDREIMAQKEAEMRSLSKKSKKSSSRKNTPEEEPPLPAEMPEMPASPRLVQTTKVLPPREPASLAGVLSGNSDSLAPPMALMSPGLPASPRPMPLKSPVTSPPLSPLGISTFAGAPLSPRPPREPLALKSPRPLLIVKQEAQISGEASPTSSTMDSPLERTKIFKGFVTEEYPDLLLPPNALPHITLKVASSRMKPSRASLLSLTQLEEDPVFTLAVSSRADGGELWRVEKDTASLAKLDSRLKQCPAFTAKTPDRSLFSGHAPAKLDARRVALNQYLEELLNTPLDTTTALELCKYLSSNTLPPNADETGSSRSDANPESQRTGPGGRPFRTGYLTKRGKNFGGWKARYFILDGPLLKYYETPGGAHLGTVKLQKAQIGKQSHHNNDGSPARPKDDEAENQYRHAFLILERKKKDPNSTTRHVLCAESDLERDQWVDALLRWVDYEDPEDEDNAKKEHPHDRHSAHADRANASKKKGQGKQNSIAEDKLIGVSYEATRQGDSPQGVPIKGAPSGQDHESTHSQSTSSSYTISGPRDPQMMTSSESWGNKLAMATQQLSQEEKKARKRSFFGFGPKARNSGDGQDSIFGSDGGSIANGQTGNGYNGPVRQVFGASLAEAVRYCAPADVRVPLPAVVYRCIQYLEHKNATSEEGIFRLSGSSVVIKQLKERFNTEGDINLVTDPQYYDIHAVASLLKLYLRELPITILTNDLRLEFIATIEITNQKQKHALLAELVDRLPQANAALLKYLISFLIKIINNASVNKMTVRNVGIVFSPTLNIPAPIFAAFLQNFEPIFGVDPTEYELPTTEPDNLQPQPRRPSLPSSFTSDAPRRPSDPRPSTSHSDSPHRHRLMESLDSLPNRSTPTPPPLSMQQMAQMNAATMHSRSTPTPPPQRPGVVYEPQLMAPPQQQQQGGHFPMRPAYEGSFNAPPPNFDPMQMQHPGALRPSPGYDRPVYESGLSPAPYEQSYKNRRESSMFMGSLNQQPSKSRLRE from the exons ATGTCACAGCTCGACCAcgaccaacatcaccaccaccccgacgGCCGCTCTTCTGTGGCCTCAACTCCACCCCGATCTATGGACTCTTCTTTCCAGGACAGCCCTACTATTGGGAGAACACAAGTACTGACCCACGGCTACTCGTCCAATAgcccatcttcctcgcccttgTCGGCGGCGAACCCTAG GTCCAGGCCGAAACCCGCACCGAGCCCGTTGCACTCGAGCAGCGTTGTTTCTCCGCCCACGAGTCCCGGCCCAACGAGAGCCGAGTTCCCATCTGCAGCCTCCGTCCCACAGATTGTAACGACGGCCCCCGAGGACCGCCAGGCGCAGGCATCCGAGAAAACATACTTTAACAGTGACTCCTCGGGTAGCACCACCCCAGAGGAGAGAAGTCCAGG ACCggctccctcttcctctcagCAATTTCCGAATGAGGCGCGCAGTGCCTCCGACCCCGTCGTAGCCGCCAAGGGCCCCTCAGGAGGACTTACTCAAAGCCAGTCTACACCCTCGATCATGGCCGGTCCGTCGAGCGTGCGGGCAGAGCCCGCCAAGGGTCCAGCGAGAAACTCTTCCATGGATTCCGCCATTTCTCAAATTTCATCGAGGTCGACTCCGAATAAGACGCCGCAGGACGCTGCTGGGTCGACGGATATTGCACACCTAATCAAGACGGCCGGCAGTGCCGAAGCGGTCATTCAGTATTTGTTGAAGGAAAAACAGTCCCAATCGCAACAAAATTCGCAGTTATGGCGGCTTGTCGACAAGCAAAGGGCCATGATTCTGGGCCTTAATAAGGATCTGGAGCGGGCGTTgaaggacaaagaaaagTACAGGAAAAAGCTGAAGGAAGTTTTAGGTGACGCAGAAGCACCGTTTGTCCCGGCCGTTCCAGCGGCGAGCTCCATGCAAGGGCCAGCCAGACACGAAACCGGCGAAGCGAGTGCCATTCCAAAGGAGCGGGTGTTGGAAGTTCCTGCGTCACCAGGCTTGGACGCCCCAAAGCATTCGCCGATTGATGTTTCGATGGCCCCGTACCCAATCACTCCGCCCGCCGATCAAATGACTTTGCTtctgccgccatcaaccgTTGGCGACTTGCTTGACCCGTCTCATTCGATGCCAAAGGCAAGCGAGCACGCCCTCGACCAATACGACCACGAGGCCCAAGAAAGAGAAGCCGAAGAGGCTGCTAAGGAGACAACCGACGATCAAGTTGACTTGCGCATCAACCTCGATTTACCGCCCTCTCGTCAGACACCCCGAGAACCCCCCAAGATGCCCCCGCCAAAATTGCCTGTCGGATTGCCAGATCGGTCGCCCAAGCCGGAAGACGGCGTCTCGAAGTTCCCGTTACCCCCTGCCCCACCGCCACGGAAACCCCCTCCGGCACCGCTCCAATTGAAAAATATGAATCCAACGCCGGCGATAGTTgcgccggaggaggctgagacCGATACAGATTACGACGATATACTAGAAGTAGATGAGATTCCGCATCATGAACGGAGAGGACGCCGAAGGACAcgagaggaggacgagcgAGACCGTGAGATCATGGCCCAaaaggaggccgagatgcGCAGCTTGTCCAAGAAGAGCAAAAAGAGCAGCAGTCGGAAGAATACACCAGAAGAGGAGCCACCACTTCCCGCGGAGATGCCCGAGATGCCCGCGAGCCCTAGGTTAGTTCAAACTACCAAGGTGCTCCCACCTCGGGAACCAGCGTCTCTGGCTGGTGTTCTCAGTGGGAACTCGGATTCTCTGGCACCGCCCATGGCATTGATGAGCCCTGGTCTTCCCGCGAGCCCAAGGCCGATGCCTCTGAAGTCACCAGTTACTTCGCCACCGCTCTCGCCCTTGGGGATTTCAACATTTGCCGGAGCACCTTTATCTCCTCGACCACCAC GAGAACCATTAGCGCTCAAATCACCAAGGCCGCTTCTCATCGTCAAGCAAGAGGCCCAAATCAGTGGTGAAGCGAGCCCAACCAGTTCTACCATGGATAGCCCTCTAGAAAGAACCAAGATTTTCAAGGGCTTTGTGACGGAGGAGTACCCAGACCTCCTGCTTCCACCCAACGCCCTTCCTCACATCACTCTCAAGGTTGCATCTTCGCGGATGAAACCTTCGAGGGCCAGTCTGCTTTCTTTGACGCAGCTCGAAGAGGACCCCGTTTTCACACTGGCGGTTTCGTCAAgggctgatggtggtgagctgTGGCGGGTTGAGAAAGACACTGCGTCACTTGCGAAGCTGGACTCGAGGCTTAAGCAATGTCCCGCATTTACTGCCAAGACTCCAGACAGATCTCTTTTCAGCGGTCATGCCCCTGCCAAACTTGATGCTCGGCGGGTGGCCCTGAATCAATATCTGGAGGAATTGCTCAACACGCCCCTGGATACCACCACAGCACTCGAGTTGTGCAAGTATCTCTCTTCCAACACTTTGCCACCCAACGCAGATGAGACTGGAAGCTCGAGAAGTGACGCCAATCCCGAATCACAACGCACTGGGCCAGGCGGCAGACCTTTCCGGACTGGGTATTTAACCAAGCGAGGCAAGAACTTTGGCGGTTGGAAAGCCCGGTATTTTATTCTTGACGGGCCACTACTCAAGTACTATGAGACACCAGGCGGTGCACACTTGGGTACAGTAAAACTCCAAAAGGCTCAGATTGGAAAGCAATCTCATCACAACAACGACGGTTCCCCCGCTCGTCCCAAAGACGATGAGGCTGAGAACCAGTACCGCCATGCTTTTCTGATTTTGGAACGGAAAAAGAAAgaccccaacagcaccacgaGGCATGTTTTGTGCGCTGAGAGTGATCTGGAGCGTGATCAATGGGTCGATGCTTTGCTTCGCTGGGTGGATTATGAGGATCCAGAGGACGAGGATAACGCGAAGAAGGAACACCCTCACGATCGACACTCGGCACACGCCGACCGTGCCAACGcctcgaagaagaagggtcaAGGCAAGCAGAATTCGATTGCTGAAGATAAGCTCATCGGAGTCAGCTATGAGGCCACGAGGCAAGGCGATTCTCCCCAAGGCGTGCCTATCAAGGGTGCGCCATCCGGGCAAGATCACGAATCGACTCACAGCCAGTCGACGTCATCTTCGTACACGATCTCTGGACCTCGGGATCCCCAGATGATGACATCTTCTGAATCGTGGGGCAACAAGCTTGCCATGGCCACTCAACAGCTTAgccaggaggagaagaaggcgaggaaacGCAGCTTTTTCGGATTCGGTCCCAAGGCCAGAAACTCCGGTGATGGACAAGATTCAATTTTTGGTAGTGACGGTGGCAGCATTGCCAACGGACAGACTGGCAACGGGTACAACGGCCCTGTGCGCCAGGTATTTGGTGCCAGTCTTGCCGAGGCCGTGCGCTACTGTGCCCCAGCTGACGTTCGGGTACCGCTCCCTGCTGTCGTCTACAGATGCATCCAATATTTGGAGCACAAGAATGCCACCTCTGAGGAGGGCATCTTCCGTCTTAGCGGGTCCAGCGTCGTCATCAAGCAGCTCAAGGAACGTTTCAATACCGAGGGCGACATTAATCTGGTGACCGATCCGCAGTATTACGATATTCACGCGGTTGCGTCTCTGCTCAAGCTCTACCTCCGCGAGCTTCCGATTACGATCCTGACAAACGACCTGCGTCTGGAGTTCATCGCCACCATAGAAATCACGAaccagaagcagaagcatGCTCTTTTGGCCGAGCTTGTGGATCGTCTCCCTCAAGCCAACGCTGCTCTTCTGAAGTATTTAATTTCGTTCTTGATCAAGATCATTAACAATGCCAGTGTCAACAAGATGACAGTGCGAAACGTCGGCATTGTTTTCTCCCCGACCTTGAACATCCCCGCTCCTATCTTTGCAGCTTTCTTGCAGAACTTTGAGCCCATCTTTGGCGTCGACCCTACTGAATATGAGCTGCCTACTACTGAACCCGACAATCTTCAGCCTCAACCGCGCCGCCCATcactcccatcctccttcacctcggATGCGCCACGGCGTCCTTCGGATCCAAGGCCGTCAACCTCGCACAGTGATTCCCCTCACAGACACCGTTTAATGGAGTCATTGGATAGTCTGCCAAACAGGAGCACGCCCACGCCACCTCCCCTGTCGATGCAGCAAATGGCACAGATGAATGCTGCGACAATGCACTCGAGGAGCAcgcccacccctccacctcagcGCCCGGGTGTGGTGTACGAGCCCCAGCTCATGGCGccaccccagcaacagcagcaaggggGTCACTTTCCCATGAGGCCAGCGTACGAAGGCAGTTTCAATGCGCCCCCTCCCAACTTTGACCCTATGCAGATGCAGCATCCAGGGGCGTTGAGGCCATCACCGGGTTATGACAGGCCGGTGTATGAGAGCGGATTGTCGCCAGCGCCGTACGAGCAGTCTTATAAAAATAGGAGGGAGAGCTCGATGTTTATGGGTAGTTTGAATCAGCAGCCGAGTAAGAGTCGGTTGAGAGAGTGA
- the txl1 gene encoding Thioredoxin-like protein 1 (COG:O; EggNog:ENOG503NYV7), translated as MSSTHDSKPIEVTSSAQFQTILQTNALVVADFYADWCGPCKAIKPIFEKASKELSHENVLAFIKVNTDTQKDIAQAYNVTSLPTFIYFRNGQITSRVKGADVQKLSGMLETIRGHFQEAIENPGGAAGGSSSSGATWRGAELPRGYTDITDQIEINRCELLNVESGPEGVRTLLDKSRPSALSGQKSATKDWVESDTDEQLMLFLPFQAMIKLHTLQITSLPPSDDDDDEAPMRPKTIKLFTNKSHNLGFDEAEDMSATQVIELSEKDWNPDGTANISLRYVKFQNINSLVLFVVDGDGDSEKVRLDRVRLIGEAGEKREMGKLEKIGDE; from the exons ATGTCGTCAACACACGACTCCAAGCCGATAGAGGTTACCTCCTCAGCGCAGTTCCAAACCATCTTGCAAACCAATGCTTTGGTTGTCGCAGACT TCTATGCCGACTGGTGTGGCCCTTGCAAGGCGATCAAGCCCATCTTCGAGAAGGCGTCCAAGGAGCTCTCGCACGAAAACGTCTTGGCCTTCATCAAGGTCAACACCGACACCCAAAAGGACATTGCCCAGGCCTACAACGTCACCTCTCTGCCAACCTTTATCTATTTCCGAAATGGCCAGATTACCTCCCGGGTGAAAGGGGCAGATGTGCAGAAGCTCTCGGGCATGCTTGAGACCATCCGCGGGCATTTTCAAGAGGCTATCGAGAACCCTGGAGGAGCCGCCGGAGGGTCAAGCAGTAGCGGTGCGACCTGGAGAGGTGCGGAGCTGCCTCGCGGCTACACTGATATCACAGATCAGATCGAGATCAACCGTTGCGAGCTTCTGAACGTTGAGTCTGGCCCAGAGGGTGTGCGCACTCTGCTTGACAAGTCCAGGCCAAGTGCGCTGTCAGGGCAAAAGAGTGCTACAAAGGACTGGGTGGAAAGTGACACGGATGAGCAGCTGATGCTCTTTTTGCCTTTCCAGGCCATGATTAAGCTACACACTCTTCAG ATCACCTCATTGCCTCcctctgatgatgacgatgacgaagcTCCCATGCGACCCAAAACCATCAAGCTGTTTACCAACAAGTCGCATAACCTCGGGTttgacgaggccgaggacaTGAGTGCCACGCAGGTCATCGAGCTCTCGGAGAAGGATTGGAACCCGGATGGCACAGCCAACATCAGTTTACGATATGTGAAGTTTCAGAACATCAACAGCCTGGTGTTGTTTGTGGTGGACGGGGACGGTGACAGCGAGAAGGTGAGACTGGACCGTGTCCGGTTAATTGGCGAGGCTGGGGAGAAGCGTGAGATGGGCAAGCTCGAGAAGATCGGTGATGAATAG